One Mauremys reevesii isolate NIE-2019 linkage group 5, ASM1616193v1, whole genome shotgun sequence genomic window carries:
- the PPID gene encoding peptidyl-prolyl cis-trans isomerase D isoform X3, with protein MAPPSPVANPRVFFDVDIGGERVGRIVLELFADVVPKTAENFRALCTGEKGIGPTTGKPLHYKGCPFHRIIKKFMIQGGDFSNQNGTGGESIYGEKFEDENFHYKHDQAGLLSMANAGPNTNGSQFFITTVPTPHLDGKHVVFGRVIKGMGVAKILENVEVNGEKPAQLCIIAECGELKEGDNWGISPMDGSADTHPDFPEDSDVDLKDVDKIVSIAEDIKNIGNTFFKSQNWAMATKKYTKGLRYVEASKAIAEESDTAKLNPAALTCLLNIAACKLKVSDWQGAIESCCEADLKKAQEITPEDKAIQTEALKVKQKIKAQKEKEKAAYAKMFA; from the exons TTGGTCGAATTGTCTTAGAATTGTTTGCAGATGTTGTGCCCAAAACTGCTGAAAATTTCCGTGCACTATGTACAGGAGAAAAAGGGATAGGGCCTACCACTGGAAAGCCTCTTCATTATAAAGGATGCCCTTTCCATAGAA TTATTAAGAAATTCATGATCCAGGGTGGAGACTTCTCAAATCAGAATGGCACAGGTGGAGAAAGTATATATGGAGAAAAATTCGAAGATGAAAACTTTCATTATAAG CATGATCAGGCAGGGCTGCTGAGCATGGCAAATGCAGGACCCAATACAAATGGCTCTCAGTTCTTTATTACAACGGTGCCAACCCCTCACCTGGATGGGAAACATGTGGTGTTCGGCCGGGTGATCAAAGGAATGGGTGTTGCTAAAATATTAGAAAATGTTGAAGTGAATGGAGAAAAACCTGCACAG TTGTGCATTATTGCAGAATGTGGAGAGCTGAAGGAAGGTGATAACTGGGGAATCTCCCCAATGGATGGCTCTGCAGATACTCACCCAGATTTCCCTGAAGATTCAGATGTAGATTTAAAAGAT GTTGACAAGATTGTGTCCATAGCAGAAGACATAAAGAATATAGGAAATACTTTCTTCAAATCACAGAACTGGGCAATGGCAACTAAAAAGTACACTAAGGGCTTAAG GTATGTGGAGGCTTCTAAAGCCATAGCGGAGGAGTCAGATACAGCAAAGTTGAATCCTGCTGCCTTGACCTGCCTTTTAAATATTGCTGCTTGTAAACTGAAGGTGTCAGACTggcagggagctattgaaagTTGTTGTGAG GCTGATCTGAAGAAGGCTCAAGAGATAACACCTGAAGATAAAG ctatcCAAACTGAAGCACTCAAGGTGAAACAGAAGATAAAGGcccaaaaagaaaaggaaaaagcagCTTATGCTAAAATGTTTGCTTGA
- the PPID gene encoding peptidyl-prolyl cis-trans isomerase D isoform X2, translating into MWTSEANAVVGRIVLELFADVVPKTAENFRALCTGEKGIGPTTGKPLHYKGCPFHRIIKKFMIQGGDFSNQNGTGGESIYGEKFEDENFHYKHDQAGLLSMANAGPNTNGSQFFITTVPTPHLDGKHVVFGRVIKGMGVAKILENVEVNGEKPAQLCIIAECGELKEGDNWGISPMDGSADTHPDFPEDSDVDLKDVDKIVSIAEDIKNIGNTFFKSQNWAMATKKYTKGLRYVEASKAIAEESDTAKLNPAALTCLLNIAACKLKVSDWQGAIESCCEALALDPANTKALYRRAQGWQGIRDFDQALADLKKAQEITPEDKAIQTEALKVKQKIKAQKEKEKAAYAKMFA; encoded by the exons TTGGTCGAATTGTCTTAGAATTGTTTGCAGATGTTGTGCCCAAAACTGCTGAAAATTTCCGTGCACTATGTACAGGAGAAAAAGGGATAGGGCCTACCACTGGAAAGCCTCTTCATTATAAAGGATGCCCTTTCCATAGAA TTATTAAGAAATTCATGATCCAGGGTGGAGACTTCTCAAATCAGAATGGCACAGGTGGAGAAAGTATATATGGAGAAAAATTCGAAGATGAAAACTTTCATTATAAG CATGATCAGGCAGGGCTGCTGAGCATGGCAAATGCAGGACCCAATACAAATGGCTCTCAGTTCTTTATTACAACGGTGCCAACCCCTCACCTGGATGGGAAACATGTGGTGTTCGGCCGGGTGATCAAAGGAATGGGTGTTGCTAAAATATTAGAAAATGTTGAAGTGAATGGAGAAAAACCTGCACAG TTGTGCATTATTGCAGAATGTGGAGAGCTGAAGGAAGGTGATAACTGGGGAATCTCCCCAATGGATGGCTCTGCAGATACTCACCCAGATTTCCCTGAAGATTCAGATGTAGATTTAAAAGAT GTTGACAAGATTGTGTCCATAGCAGAAGACATAAAGAATATAGGAAATACTTTCTTCAAATCACAGAACTGGGCAATGGCAACTAAAAAGTACACTAAGGGCTTAAG GTATGTGGAGGCTTCTAAAGCCATAGCGGAGGAGTCAGATACAGCAAAGTTGAATCCTGCTGCCTTGACCTGCCTTTTAAATATTGCTGCTTGTAAACTGAAGGTGTCAGACTggcagggagctattgaaagTTGTTGTGAG GCACTTGCACTAGATCCAGCAAacaccaaagcactttacaggcgGGCTCAAGGCTGGCAGGGAATAAGAGATTTTGATCAGGCACTG GCTGATCTGAAGAAGGCTCAAGAGATAACACCTGAAGATAAAG ctatcCAAACTGAAGCACTCAAGGTGAAACAGAAGATAAAGGcccaaaaagaaaaggaaaaagcagCTTATGCTAAAATGTTTGCTTGA
- the ETFDH gene encoding electron transfer flavoprotein-ubiquinone oxidoreductase, mitochondrial: protein MPLPRCTLSGQAHHCLRVLKSVKKDCLSPLHIVRWASTSPVPRITTHYTIHSRNKDKRWEGVNMERFAEEADVVIVGAGPAGLSAAIRLKQLANEYGKEVRVCLVEKAAQIGAHTLSGACLEPRALEELLPDWKERQAPLQTPVTEDKFGILTKNSRIPVPILPGLPMTNHGNYIVRLGHFVNWLGEQAEALGVEVYPGYAAAEVLFHEDGSVKGIATNDVGIQKDGAPKANFERGLELHAKVTFFAEGCHGHLAKQLYNRYNLREKCQPQSYGIGLKELWLIDEKKWKPGRVEHTVGWPLDRHTYGGSFLYHLNEGEPLVALGFVIGLDYQNPYLSPFKEFQRWKHHPSVVPTLEGGKRIAYGARALNEGGFQSIPKLTFPGGVLIGCSPGFMNVPKIKGTHTAMKSGMLASEAVFNQLTNENLQSKTIGLDVPEYEENLKKSWVWKELYSVRNIRPSCHGVLGVYGGMIYTGIFYWILRGMEPWTLKHPGPDSDQLKPAKDCTPIEYPKPDGKISFDLLSSVALSGTNHEHDQPPHLTLKDDSVPVNKNLAIYDGPEQRFCPAGVYEYVPLETGEGLRLQINAQNCVHCKTCDIKDPSQNINWVVPEGGGGPAYNGM from the exons CACATCATTGTTTGCGTGTTTTAAAGTCAGTAAAGAAAGACTGTCTATCGCCTTTGCATATTGTAAGATGGGCTTCTACTTCCCCTGTGCCTCGAATCACTACACACTATACTATTCATTCTCGGAACAAAGACAAACGATGGGAAG GGGTGAACATGGAAAGATTTGCAGAAGAAGCTGATGTTGTCATAGTTGGAGCAGGCCCTGCGGGTCTTTCTGCAGCTATTCGACTCAAACAGTTAGCCAATGAGTATGGCAAAGAAGTTCGTGTCTGCCTAGTGGAGAAAGCTGCTCAGATCGGTGCACATACGCTTTCTGGTGCTTGTCTTGAGCCACGTGCTTTGGAAGAACTCTTACCGGACTGGAAGGAGCGACAG GCTCCGCTTCAGACTCCAGTAACTGAAGACAAATTTGGGATTTTAACGAAGAATTCCAGAATTCCAGTGCCAATTCTTCCAG GCCTTCCAATGACTAATCATGGGAATTATATAGTGCGCTTGGGGCACTTTGTGAATTGGCTGGGTGAGCAAGCAGAAGCTTTGGGTGTTGAGGTGTATCCAGGCTATGCAGCAGCTGAG GTTCTTTTTCATGAAGATGGCAGTGTGAAAGGGATTGCCACTAATGATGTAGGCATTCAAAAGGATGGAGCACCTAAA GCTAACTTTGAAAGAGGTCTGGAGCTACATGCCAAAGTCACCTTCTTTGCAGAAGGTTGTCATGGACATCTTGCCAAACAATTGTACAACAGATACAATCTAAGGGAGAAATGTCAACCTCAGAGCTATGGTATCGGACTGAAAGAG TTGTGGCTTATTGATGAAAAGAAATGGAAGCCAGGAAGAGTGGAACACACTGTGGGCTGGCCCTTGGACAGACATACGTATGGAGGATCATTTCTTTATCATTTAAATGAAGGTGAACCATTGGTAGCTCTTGGGTTTGTG ATTGGTTTAGATTATCAAAATCCCTATTTGAGCCCATTTAAAGAGTTCCAGAGATGGAAACATCATCCCAGTGTGGTGCCCACTTTAGAGGGTGGAAAAAGGATTGCCTATGGTGCTAGAGCCTTGAATGAAGGCGGTTTCCAG TCTATACCCAAACTCACTTTCCCTGGTGGTGTATTAATTGGTTGCAGTCCTGGTTTCATGAATGTTCCTAAAATCAAAGGTACGCACACTGCAATGAAAAGTGGCATGTTGGCCTCAGAAGCTGTTTTCAACCAATTAACTAATGAAAACCTCCAGTCGAAGACAATAG GACTTGATGTGCCTGAATATGAAGAAAACTTGAAAAAATCCTGGGTGTGGAAAGAGCTCTATTCTGTTAGGAATATCCGACCATCCTGCCATGGAGTACTGGGTGTCTATGGAGGaatgatttacactggtatattTTATTGGATACTGAGAGGAATGGAACCATGGACATTAAAACATCCAG GGCCAGACTCTGATCAGCTAAAGCCAGCCAAAGATTGCACTCCTATTGAATATCCCAAGCCTGATGGAAAAATCAGTTTTGATCTCCTGTCCTCTGTGGCTCTAAGTGGGACAAATCATGAACATGACCAGCCTCCTCATTTGACTCTGAAGGATGACAGTGTCCCTGTCAACAAAAATTTAGCTATATATGATGGGCCAGAACAGAGATTCTGTCCTGCAG gtgtttatgaatatgttcccCTGGAAACAGGAGAAGGGTTACGGCTGCAGATAAATGCTCAGAATTGTGTCCACTGCAAAACATGTGATATTAAAGACCCAAGCCAGAATATTAACTGGGTAGTacctgaagggggaggggggccagCTTATAATGGAATGTAA
- the PPID gene encoding peptidyl-prolyl cis-trans isomerase D isoform X1 has translation MAPPSPVANPRVFFDVDIGGERVGRIVLELFADVVPKTAENFRALCTGEKGIGPTTGKPLHYKGCPFHRIIKKFMIQGGDFSNQNGTGGESIYGEKFEDENFHYKHDQAGLLSMANAGPNTNGSQFFITTVPTPHLDGKHVVFGRVIKGMGVAKILENVEVNGEKPAQLCIIAECGELKEGDNWGISPMDGSADTHPDFPEDSDVDLKDVDKIVSIAEDIKNIGNTFFKSQNWAMATKKYTKGLRYVEASKAIAEESDTAKLNPAALTCLLNIAACKLKVSDWQGAIESCCEALALDPANTKALYRRAQGWQGIRDFDQALADLKKAQEITPEDKAIQTEALKVKQKIKAQKEKEKAAYAKMFA, from the exons TTGGTCGAATTGTCTTAGAATTGTTTGCAGATGTTGTGCCCAAAACTGCTGAAAATTTCCGTGCACTATGTACAGGAGAAAAAGGGATAGGGCCTACCACTGGAAAGCCTCTTCATTATAAAGGATGCCCTTTCCATAGAA TTATTAAGAAATTCATGATCCAGGGTGGAGACTTCTCAAATCAGAATGGCACAGGTGGAGAAAGTATATATGGAGAAAAATTCGAAGATGAAAACTTTCATTATAAG CATGATCAGGCAGGGCTGCTGAGCATGGCAAATGCAGGACCCAATACAAATGGCTCTCAGTTCTTTATTACAACGGTGCCAACCCCTCACCTGGATGGGAAACATGTGGTGTTCGGCCGGGTGATCAAAGGAATGGGTGTTGCTAAAATATTAGAAAATGTTGAAGTGAATGGAGAAAAACCTGCACAG TTGTGCATTATTGCAGAATGTGGAGAGCTGAAGGAAGGTGATAACTGGGGAATCTCCCCAATGGATGGCTCTGCAGATACTCACCCAGATTTCCCTGAAGATTCAGATGTAGATTTAAAAGAT GTTGACAAGATTGTGTCCATAGCAGAAGACATAAAGAATATAGGAAATACTTTCTTCAAATCACAGAACTGGGCAATGGCAACTAAAAAGTACACTAAGGGCTTAAG GTATGTGGAGGCTTCTAAAGCCATAGCGGAGGAGTCAGATACAGCAAAGTTGAATCCTGCTGCCTTGACCTGCCTTTTAAATATTGCTGCTTGTAAACTGAAGGTGTCAGACTggcagggagctattgaaagTTGTTGTGAG GCACTTGCACTAGATCCAGCAAacaccaaagcactttacaggcgGGCTCAAGGCTGGCAGGGAATAAGAGATTTTGATCAGGCACTG GCTGATCTGAAGAAGGCTCAAGAGATAACACCTGAAGATAAAG ctatcCAAACTGAAGCACTCAAGGTGAAACAGAAGATAAAGGcccaaaaagaaaaggaaaaagcagCTTATGCTAAAATGTTTGCTTGA